The Erythrolamprus reginae isolate rEryReg1 chromosome 3, rEryReg1.hap1, whole genome shotgun sequence genome contains a region encoding:
- the ZBTB37 gene encoding zinc finger and BTB domain-containing protein 37: MEKNGNIQLEIPDFSNSVLSHLNQLRMQGRLCDIVVNVQGQTFRAHKVVLAASSPYFRDHMSLNEMSTVSISVIKNPTVFEQLLSFCYTGRICLQLADIISYLTAASFLQMQHIIDKCTQILEGIHFKINVAEVEMELSQTRTKHQERPPESHWASPPLSHSLSPHHSTPKGSRMGQVSTVLDIRELSPPEESTSPQIIEQSSDVESREPILRINRAGQWYVETGMADHGGQGDDDVKVLGAVRIKTENLEEWLGTENQPSGEDGSSAEEVTAMVIDTTGHGSMGQESYSLGSSGTKVARPTSTETDRFSPSGSVVTVNDRYRSKSESPWRMDEPKQPSSQVEESAIVGVSGYVEYLREQEVSERWFRYNPRLTCIYCAKSFNQKGSLDRHMRLHMGITPFVCRMCGKKYTRKDQLEYHIRKHTGNKPFHCHVCGKSFPFQAILNQHFRKNHPGCMPLEGSHSISPETTVTSRGQAEEESPLREEAGLAGETAQGSVSTTGPD, encoded by the exons ATGGAGAAAAATGGGAACATTCAGTTGGAGATTCCTGATTTCAGCAATTCTGTTTTGAGCCATCTTAACCAGCTTCGCATGCAGGGCCGGCTGTGTGACATTGTGGTCAATGTGCAAGGCCAAACCTTTAGGGCGCACAAGGTAGTGCTGGCTGCTAGCTCACCTTATTTTCGAGATCATATGTCGCTCAATGAAATGAGCACAGTCTCCATCTCTGTTATCAAGAATCCCACTGTGTTTGAGCAGCTCCTCTCTTTTTGCTACACAGGGAGAATATGCCTCCAGCTTGCTGATATAATAAGTTACCTGACAGCAGCTAGTTTTCTACAAATGCAACATATAATAGACAAATGTACACAAATCCTGGAGGGAATTCATTTCAAAATTAATGTGGCTGAAGTTGAAATGGAATTGAGCCAAACAAGAACAAAGCATCAAGAAAGGCCCCCAGAATCTCATTGGGCTTCCCCGCCTCTAAGTCATTCCCTGAGTCCTCATCATAGTACTCCAAAAGGCAGCCGTATGGGCCAAGTTAGCACAGTTCTGGACATTCGGGAACTGAGTCCTCCTGAGGAGTCTACAAGTCCTCAAATAATTGAACAGAGCTCAGATGTGGAAAGCCGGGAACCCATACTGAGGATTAATAGGGCAGGTCAGTGGTATGTAGAGACAGGCATGGCAGACCATGGTGGGCAGGGGGACGATGATGTTAAAGTCCTTGGAGCAGTGCGGATCAAAACAGAAAACTTGGAGGAGTGGCTGGGGACAGAGAATCAGCCATCTGGAGAAGATGGGAGCAGTGCTGAGGAAGTCACTGCCATGGTGATTGATACAACAGGACATGGATCAATGGGACAAGAAAGTTACAGTTTGGGTTCATCAGGAACAAAAGTGGCCAGGCCAACTAGCACGGAAACGGACAG ATTTAGCCCTTCAGGTAGTGTGGTTACTGTAAATGATCGGTACAGGTCAAAAAGTGAATCTCCGTGGCGGATGGATGAACCTAAGCAGCCCAGTTCCCAGGTAG AGGAGTCAGCTATTGTTGGAGTAAGTGGCTATGTGGAATATCTCCGTGAGCAGGAAGTGTCTGAACGATGGTTTCGTTACAACCCACGTCTGACTTGCATCTATTGTGCCAAATCCTTTAACCAGAAAGGTAGTCTGGACCGGCACATGCGGCTTCATATGGGCATCACACCTTTTGTTTGCCGGATGTGTGGCAAAAAGTATACCCGCAAGGATCAGTTGGAGTACCACATCCGGAAGCACACAGGCAACAAGCCCTTTCACTGCCATGTCTGTGGAAAGAGCTTCCCCTTCCAGGCTATCCTCAACCAGCACTTTCGTAAGAATCACCCTGGCTGCATGCCACTGGAGGGGTCGCACAGCATCTCTCCAGAGACCACTGTCACCTCCAGAGGGCAAGCTGAAGAAGAGTCTCCTCTTCGGGAAGAAGCTGGTCTGGCTGGGGAAACTGCACAGGGATCTGTATCGACTACTGGGCCAGATTGA
- the SERPINC1 gene encoding antithrombin-III, with protein MQFLILFFFCLCFIGTTKPYSVQDICTAKPKDIPVNPVCIYRNPEKKLQEEADQDRIPTSTNPRVWELSKANSHFAVLLYKNLTNGRDENENFFMSPISISTAFAMTKLGACGRTLQQLMTVFQFDTISEKTSDQIHFFFAKLNCRLYKKVNKSSELVSANRLFGEKSLKFNETYQNISEVVYGAKLWPLNFKEKPELSRAIINDWVANKTEKRITNVIPEGVINQLTVMILVNTIYFKGHWKSKFPLENTKVEPFFRVTAEPCQVPTMYQEMTFRHASIASAKVQVLELPYQGDDITMALILPYLNTPLAQVEQQLTAEKLESWFRALRHVSLSVHLPRFKIESSFSLKEKLQEMGLRDLFSPDQASLPGIVEDPQAGLYVSDAFHKAFLEVNEEGSEAAASTTVVISGRSFPLNKVVFNANRPFIVLIREVAINSILFMGKVADPCS; from the exons ATGCAGTTCCTGATACTGTTTTTCTTCTGTTTGTGCTTTATTGGCACCACAAAGCCCTACTCAGTCCAAGACATATGTACTGCCAAGCCAAAGGATATCCCTGTAAATCCAGTCTGCATTTATCGTAACCCTGAAAAAAAGTTGCAAGAGGAGGCAGATCAAGACAGAATTCCAACTTCTACCAACCCTCGTGTCTGGGAGTTGTCCAAGGCTAATTCCCATTTTGCTGTCCTGTTATATAAGAATTTAACCAATGGCAGGGATGAAAATGAAAACTTCTTTATGTCACCAATCAGTATTTCCACCGCCTTTGCCATGACCAAGTTGGGTGCTTGTGGCAGAACACTTCAGCAGCTAATGACG GTTTTTCAGTttgataccatttcagaaaaaacaTCTGATCAAATCCACTTCTTCTTTGCCAAACTGAACTGTCGACTGTACAAAAAAGTCAACAAATCCTCCGAGTTGGTGTCAGCCAATCGCCTTTTTGGGGAAAAATCTCTCAAATTCAATGAAACCTATCAGAACATTAGTGAGGTGGTTTATGGAGCTAAACTTTGGCCTTTGAATTTCAAG GAGAAGCCAGAATTATCCAGAGCAATCATCAATGATTGGGTGGCAAATAAAACTGAGAAGCGTATAACAAATGTGATCCCAGAAGGAGTCATCAATCAATTAACCGTTATGATACTAGTCAACACAATTTACTTCAAG GGTCACTGGAAATCCAAATTCCCTCTTGAAAATACAAAGGTGGAGCCTTTTTTTAGAGTCACCGCTGAACCCTGTCAGGTGCCCACAATGTACCAAGAAATGACATTCCGTCATGCTTCCATCGCAAGTGCCAAAGTCCAGGTGTTGGAGCTTCCTTACCAAGGGGATGATATTACAATGGCCCTTATCCTACCTTATCTGAACACACCATTGGCCCAAGTGGAGCAGCAGCTGACTGCAGAGAAGCTGGAAAGCTGGTTCCGTGCCTTGAGACATGTCTCTCTCTCAGTGCATTTGCCCCGTTTCAAGATAGAAAGCAGCTTCAGCCTGAAGGAGAAACTTCAAGAAATGGGATTAAGGGATCTTTTCAGCCCTGACCAGGCCAGTCTGCCAG GCATTGTTGAAGATCCCCAAGCGGGCCTCTATGTTTCTGACGCATTTCACAAAGCCTTCCTTGAG GTAAATGAAGAAGGCAGTGAAGCAGCTGCTTCCACCACAGTTGTAATTTCCGGTCGCTCATTTCCTTTGAACAAAGTTGTCTTCAATGCCAACAGACCTTTTATAGTACTCATTAGGGAAGTGGCTATAAATTCCATCCTTTTCATGGGCAAAGTGGCTGATCCATGTTCCTAA